In Saccharothrix violaceirubra, the following are encoded in one genomic region:
- a CDS encoding DNA polymerase Y family protein: MVGVRTLVVRCPDWAVVAAAAESGVSPHVPAAVIRNGEVASCSAVARTEGVFVGQRRRAAQGRCPELVVFEHDGERDARVFEPVAIAVEEITPGIEVVRPGVVAVAAQGPVAYYGSAAAAAERIVDHVAGRAGVEASVGMADGVFAATLAARRGRLVADTAAFLSELDVRELGRPALVDLLRRMGLRTLGAFAAISERHVAGRFGKDAVFAHRLARGLEERPPSRRTPAVDPAVELVLDPPVDRVDAAAFAARTLAERLHTGLSARGFACTRLAIEATTTTGEHRRRVWRCADPLTAQGIADRVRWQLDGWLTGAVLTGPVEVVRLDPEELVDGDALQLGLWGGQGEAADRAARAMVHVQGLLGPDAVVTPVLGGGRGPVERVRWVPWGDERVPADDPTAPWPGRLPAPSPATVFDRPDPVALLDEHGADVVVTGHAELVARPHRIVHAGRGRQVVGWAGPWPVDERWWDETGAVRAARLQVLGTAPDGSELAYLLIRSGGRWAVEGVYD; the protein is encoded by the coding sequence GTGGTGGGTGTGCGAACGTTGGTCGTCCGGTGTCCCGACTGGGCGGTGGTGGCGGCTGCCGCGGAAAGCGGGGTGTCACCGCACGTCCCCGCCGCCGTGATCCGCAACGGCGAGGTGGCGTCCTGTTCCGCCGTGGCCCGCACCGAAGGGGTCTTCGTCGGCCAACGACGCCGGGCCGCCCAGGGCCGTTGTCCCGAACTCGTCGTCTTCGAGCACGACGGCGAACGCGACGCCCGCGTCTTCGAACCCGTCGCGATCGCCGTGGAGGAGATCACGCCGGGCATCGAGGTGGTCCGCCCCGGCGTGGTGGCGGTGGCCGCCCAAGGACCCGTCGCCTACTACGGGTCGGCCGCCGCCGCGGCCGAGCGGATCGTCGACCACGTCGCCGGACGGGCCGGGGTCGAGGCGTCGGTGGGCATGGCCGACGGGGTGTTCGCGGCCACCCTGGCGGCCCGGCGCGGTCGGCTCGTGGCCGACACCGCCGCCTTCCTGTCCGAATTGGACGTCCGCGAACTCGGCCGCCCCGCGTTGGTGGACCTGTTGCGGCGCATGGGTTTGCGCACGCTCGGCGCGTTCGCCGCGATCTCCGAACGTCACGTCGCCGGCCGGTTCGGCAAGGACGCCGTGTTCGCGCACCGGCTCGCCCGGGGCCTGGAGGAACGGCCGCCCTCCCGTCGGACCCCGGCGGTCGACCCGGCTGTCGAACTCGTCCTCGACCCACCGGTCGACCGGGTCGACGCCGCCGCTTTCGCCGCGCGCACGCTGGCCGAACGCCTGCACACCGGCCTGTCCGCCCGAGGTTTCGCGTGCACCCGGCTGGCGATCGAGGCGACGACCACGACCGGCGAGCACCGCCGCCGGGTGTGGCGCTGCGCCGACCCGTTGACCGCCCAGGGCATCGCCGACCGGGTGCGGTGGCAGCTCGACGGGTGGCTCACCGGCGCCGTCCTCACCGGCCCGGTCGAGGTGGTCCGCCTCGACCCCGAGGAGCTGGTCGACGGCGACGCGCTTCAGCTCGGCCTGTGGGGCGGGCAGGGCGAGGCGGCGGACCGGGCCGCACGGGCGATGGTCCACGTCCAGGGCCTGCTCGGCCCGGACGCCGTGGTCACGCCAGTGCTCGGCGGCGGTCGCGGCCCGGTCGAGCGGGTCCGTTGGGTGCCGTGGGGCGACGAACGCGTCCCGGCCGACGACCCGACCGCGCCCTGGCCGGGACGGCTGCCCGCGCCGTCCCCCGCGACCGTGTTCGACCGGCCCGATCCGGTCGCCCTGCTCGACGAGCACGGCGCCGACGTCGTGGTCACCGGCCACGCCGAACTGGTCGCCCGGCCGCACCGGATCGTGCACGCTGGACGCGGGCGTCAGGTCGTCGGCTGGGCCGGGCCGTGGCCGGTCGACGAGCGCTGGTGGGACGAGACCGGCGCGGTCCGGGCGGCCCGCCTCCAGGTGCTCGGCACGGCACCCGACGGTTCGGAGCTGGCCTACCTGCTGATCCGCAGCGGCGGCCGGTGGGCGGTGGAAGGCGTGTACGACTAG
- a CDS encoding error-prone DNA polymerase, with the protein MGWNNPPVRWSDLERALSGRPWPADGGDGPAWTRRRERYESDFTVKLDELAATRERVPYVELHCHSNFSFLDGAAHPEELVETAQQLGLDAIAITDHDGMYGVVRFAEAARELGMRTVFGTELTLRAEERTGTPDPGGEHLLLLAADVEGYHALCRTVTSGQLHPDAEKGRPVYDLDQVVEDTRDRCVVLTGCRKGAVRRALTDSPAKAFEQLGLLIDRYGRDRVHVELTDHGLPEDGVRNDLLWGMAHDLGLPVVATNAVHYAVPARGRLAAVMAAVRARRPLDELTGWLPPGRTACLRSGEDMYRRFARFPGAVHRAAVLGLRCSFDLELIAPKLPPFDVPEGHDEDSYLRHLTREGARRRYGDYARAHDQVEHELAVITKLGFPGYFLVVHDIVDFCRRNGILCQGRGSAANSAVCYALGITNVDAVRFGLLFERFLAPARDGPPDIDLDIESDRREEVIQYVYRRYGRRHAAQVANVITYRGRSAIRDVARALGHAPGQLDAWSRQVDRWGPLRSADGLDIPAPVLELAASLENAPRHLGIHSGGMVICDRPVSEVCPVEKARMVDRTVLQWDKDDCAAVGLVKFDLLGLGMLSALHYAIDLVREYAGVEVDMGALDLADRRVYEMLQKADSVGVFQVESRAQMATLPRLKPRGFYDLVVEVALIRPGPIQGGSVHPYIRRRNGDPWEHDHPLLKRALDKTLGVPLFQEQLMQIAVDVADFSPAEADELRRAMGAKRSTHRMERLRDRFHAGAVAKGVTPDVADRIYAKLLAFANFGFPESHALSFAHLVFVSAWFKLYHPAAFCAALLRAQPMGFYSPQSLVADARRHGVRVLGPDVNASRAHASVADVDGEAAVRIGLAGVRTIGERDAERIAALSPFTDPEDFGVRTGFLTTAQVEALATAGAFGCFGVGRRAALWSAGVVAALRPDRLPGTAVGVDAPVLPGMDEVELAVADVWATGLSPDSFPTQFVRERLAGLGAVPVAGLADVADGTRVLVGGAVTHRQRPATAGGVTFLNIEDESGMLNVVCTPGLWARYRKVALASPALLVRGVLESAEGVISLRADRLQHLDLRIPSRSRDFR; encoded by the coding sequence GTGGGGTGGAACAACCCGCCGGTGCGGTGGTCGGACCTGGAACGGGCACTGTCCGGCCGACCCTGGCCGGCCGACGGCGGCGACGGTCCGGCGTGGACGCGGCGGCGGGAGCGGTACGAGTCGGATTTCACGGTCAAGCTGGACGAGCTGGCCGCGACCCGTGAACGCGTGCCCTACGTGGAACTGCACTGCCACTCCAACTTCAGCTTCCTCGACGGCGCCGCCCACCCCGAGGAACTCGTCGAGACGGCCCAGCAGCTCGGCTTGGACGCGATCGCGATCACCGACCACGACGGCATGTACGGCGTGGTCCGCTTCGCGGAGGCCGCACGCGAACTGGGCATGCGCACGGTTTTCGGCACGGAACTGACGCTGCGGGCCGAGGAGCGCACGGGCACGCCCGACCCCGGCGGCGAACACCTGCTGCTCCTCGCCGCGGACGTCGAGGGCTACCACGCCCTGTGCCGCACCGTCACCAGCGGTCAGCTGCACCCCGACGCCGAGAAGGGCCGTCCGGTCTACGACCTCGACCAGGTCGTGGAGGACACCCGTGACCGGTGCGTCGTGCTCACGGGGTGCCGCAAGGGCGCGGTCCGGCGGGCGTTGACGGACAGCCCCGCCAAAGCCTTCGAGCAGCTCGGCCTCCTGATCGACCGGTACGGCCGCGACCGCGTCCACGTCGAACTCACCGATCACGGCCTGCCCGAGGACGGCGTGCGCAACGACCTGCTTTGGGGCATGGCACACGACCTCGGCCTGCCCGTCGTGGCCACGAACGCCGTGCACTACGCCGTGCCCGCACGCGGCCGGCTCGCGGCGGTGATGGCTGCCGTGCGGGCGAGGCGTCCGCTCGACGAGCTGACCGGCTGGTTGCCGCCCGGTCGGACGGCGTGCCTGCGGTCGGGCGAGGACATGTACCGGCGGTTCGCCCGTTTCCCGGGCGCGGTGCACAGGGCCGCGGTGCTGGGCCTGCGGTGTTCGTTCGACCTGGAGCTGATCGCGCCGAAGCTGCCGCCGTTCGACGTTCCCGAGGGGCACGACGAGGACAGCTACCTGCGCCACCTCACGCGTGAAGGCGCGAGACGTCGTTACGGCGACTACGCACGTGCCCACGACCAGGTCGAGCACGAGCTGGCGGTGATCACGAAGCTGGGTTTCCCGGGCTATTTCCTGGTCGTGCACGACATCGTGGACTTTTGCCGGCGCAACGGGATCCTGTGCCAGGGCCGGGGTTCGGCGGCGAACTCGGCGGTCTGCTACGCGTTGGGGATCACGAACGTGGACGCGGTCCGGTTCGGGCTGCTCTTCGAGCGGTTCCTGGCCCCGGCCCGGGACGGGCCGCCGGACATCGACCTCGACATCGAGTCCGACCGGCGCGAGGAGGTGATCCAGTACGTCTACCGCCGGTACGGCCGGCGGCACGCCGCGCAGGTCGCGAACGTGATCACCTACCGGGGCCGGTCGGCGATCCGGGACGTGGCGCGGGCGTTGGGGCACGCGCCCGGACAACTGGACGCGTGGAGCCGGCAGGTCGACCGGTGGGGTCCGCTGCGGTCGGCCGACGGCCTCGACATCCCGGCGCCCGTGCTGGAACTGGCCGCGAGCCTGGAGAACGCGCCGCGCCACCTGGGCATCCACTCCGGCGGCATGGTCATCTGCGACCGGCCGGTCAGCGAGGTGTGCCCGGTGGAGAAGGCACGGATGGTCGACCGGACCGTGCTCCAGTGGGACAAGGACGACTGCGCGGCGGTCGGGCTGGTGAAGTTCGACCTGCTCGGTCTGGGCATGTTGTCGGCGTTGCACTACGCCATCGACCTGGTGCGCGAGTACGCCGGCGTCGAGGTCGACATGGGCGCGTTGGACCTGGCGGACCGGCGCGTCTACGAGATGCTGCAAAAGGCGGACTCGGTCGGCGTGTTCCAGGTCGAGAGCCGTGCGCAGATGGCCACGTTGCCGCGCCTGAAGCCCCGCGGGTTCTACGACCTGGTGGTGGAGGTGGCGTTGATCCGCCCCGGCCCGATCCAGGGCGGTTCGGTGCACCCGTACATCCGGCGGCGGAACGGAGACCCCTGGGAGCACGACCACCCGCTGCTCAAGCGGGCTTTGGACAAGACGTTGGGCGTGCCGCTGTTCCAGGAGCAGCTCATGCAGATCGCCGTGGACGTCGCCGATTTCAGTCCGGCCGAGGCCGACGAACTGCGCCGGGCCATGGGCGCCAAGCGGTCGACGCACCGGATGGAACGCCTGCGCGACCGGTTCCACGCGGGCGCCGTGGCCAAGGGCGTCACGCCGGACGTGGCCGACCGGATCTACGCGAAGCTGTTGGCGTTCGCCAACTTCGGCTTCCCCGAGAGCCACGCGTTGAGCTTCGCCCACCTGGTGTTCGTCAGTGCCTGGTTCAAGCTGTATCACCCGGCGGCGTTCTGCGCGGCCCTGCTGCGTGCCCAGCCGATGGGGTTCTACTCGCCGCAGTCGCTGGTCGCCGACGCGCGGCGGCACGGCGTGCGGGTGCTCGGACCGGACGTCAACGCGAGCCGTGCGCACGCCTCGGTGGCCGACGTCGACGGTGAAGCGGCGGTGCGCATCGGGCTGGCGGGCGTGCGCACGATCGGGGAGCGGGACGCCGAGCGCATCGCCGCCCTGTCGCCGTTCACCGATCCCGAGGATTTCGGCGTCCGGACCGGGTTCCTGACGACGGCGCAGGTCGAGGCGTTGGCGACGGCGGGCGCGTTCGGCTGCTTCGGGGTGGGGCGGCGGGCCGCGCTGTGGTCGGCGGGCGTGGTTGCCGCGTTGCGCCCGGACCGGTTGCCGGGCACGGCGGTGGGCGTGGACGCGCCCGTGCTGCCGGGCATGGACGAGGTCGAGTTGGCCGTCGCGGACGTGTGGGCCACGGGCCTGTCGCCGGACAGCTTCCCGACGCAGTTCGTGCGGGAGCGGCTGGCCGGGTTGGGTGCGGTGCCCGTGGCCGGGTTGGCGGACGTCGCGGACGGCACGCGCGTGCTCGTCGGCGGTGCGGTGACCCACCGGCAGCGCCCGGCGACGGCCGGTGGGGTCACGTTCCTCAACATCGAGGACGAGAGCGGCATGCTCAACGTCGTGTGCACACCCGGGTTGTGGGCGCGGTACCGGAAGGTCGCGCTGGCCAGTCCGGCGTTGCTGGTCCGGGGCGTGCTGGAGAGCGCGGAGGGCGTGATCAGCCTGCGCGCCGACCGGTTGCAGCACCTGGACCTGCGCATACCGTCACGATCCCGCGACTTCCGCTGA
- a CDS encoding dihydrofolate reductase family protein produces the protein MRKLVYYVAVTLDGFIADVDGGFDSFLFEGDHAGWLTAEYPEALPTAARPYLGLDGVPNRHFDTVLMGRATYQVPGGLPSPYAHLRQFVVSSTLTGTPDDVEVIDTVDPVRALKAQDGKDIWLCGGGKLASALAAEIDELRLKIHPIVLGRGIPLFDDVPGVPRFTLTSTRSFDTGVVFSTYARSAEVAGS, from the coding sequence ATGCGAAAGCTCGTCTACTACGTCGCCGTCACGCTCGACGGCTTCATCGCCGACGTCGACGGCGGCTTCGACTCATTCCTGTTCGAAGGCGACCACGCCGGGTGGCTGACCGCCGAGTACCCCGAGGCCCTCCCGACCGCGGCCCGCCCGTACCTCGGTCTCGACGGCGTACCCAACCGGCATTTCGACACCGTTCTCATGGGCCGCGCCACCTACCAGGTGCCCGGCGGACTGCCGAGCCCCTACGCCCACCTGCGGCAGTTCGTCGTGTCGTCCACGCTCACCGGCACGCCCGACGACGTCGAGGTGATCGACACCGTCGACCCGGTGCGCGCCCTGAAAGCCCAGGACGGCAAGGACATCTGGCTCTGCGGCGGCGGGAAGCTGGCGAGCGCCCTCGCCGCCGAGATCGACGAACTCCGGCTGAAGATCCACCCGATCGTGCTCGGTCGGGGCATCCCGCTGTTCGACGACGTGCCGGGCGTGCCCCGGTTCACGCTCACGTCGACCAGGTCGTTCGACACCGGCGTGGTGTTCTCCACCTACGCCCGGTCAGCGGAAGTCGCGGGATCGTGA
- a CDS encoding TetR/AcrR family transcriptional regulator, protein MVRNAERRVALVDAAIEVLAREGARGLTFRAVDQEAAVPTGTASNYFPNRDVLLHQVAERVHVRLTPDPAAVVEALSAPRDHALVRRFMRELLDRMRRERTGYLAVLELRLEATRRPELRASLTRTMSVTLEENFRFHAEAGLPGDRAGFEVLYLAMTGLLLEHLTLPDVLADVEGLVDAMVDRL, encoded by the coding sequence GTGGTCAGGAACGCGGAACGGCGGGTGGCGCTGGTCGACGCCGCGATCGAGGTGCTCGCCCGGGAAGGCGCGCGCGGGCTCACGTTCCGCGCCGTCGACCAGGAAGCGGCCGTGCCCACCGGTACGGCCTCGAACTACTTCCCGAACCGGGATGTGCTGCTGCACCAGGTCGCCGAACGCGTCCACGTGCGACTCACGCCCGACCCGGCGGCGGTCGTGGAAGCGTTGAGCGCGCCACGCGACCACGCGCTCGTCCGACGTTTCATGCGCGAACTGCTCGACCGCATGCGTCGGGAACGCACCGGCTACCTGGCCGTGCTCGAACTGAGGTTGGAGGCCACGCGACGGCCCGAACTGCGCGCGTCGCTGACACGCACGATGAGCGTGACCCTGGAGGAGAACTTCCGGTTCCACGCCGAGGCCGGACTACCCGGCGACCGCGCCGGATTCGAGGTGCTCTACCTGGCCATGACCGGGCTGCTGCTGGAGCACCTGACGTTGCCCGACGTGCTCGCCGACGTGGAAGGGCTGGTGGACGCGATGGTCGACCGGCTCTAG
- a CDS encoding DUF3017 domain-containing protein has protein sequence MSERTAASRHLPFGLVLAVVVLGLVRIGQYYWREGVVLIGLALLIAAVLRLLVSDEQAGLIAVRGRGIDALLYSGLGIAVIVVAMTIIGGPFNR, from the coding sequence ATGTCCGAACGCACGGCGGCGAGCCGGCACCTGCCGTTCGGGCTGGTGCTCGCGGTCGTCGTGCTCGGTCTCGTACGGATCGGCCAGTACTACTGGCGCGAAGGCGTGGTCCTGATCGGACTCGCGTTGTTGATCGCGGCCGTGCTGCGGCTGCTGGTGTCCGACGAGCAGGCCGGGTTGATCGCGGTCCGGGGGCGGGGCATCGACGCGTTGCTGTACTCGGGCCTGGGTATCGCCGTGATCGTCGTGGCGATGACGATCATCGGCGGGCCGTTCAACCGCTAG
- a CDS encoding bifunctional methylenetetrahydrofolate dehydrogenase/methenyltetrahydrofolate cyclohydrolase, producing the protein MTATILNGRATRDSIFDGLRARVAALVERGVTPGLATVLVGDDPGSHSYVKGKHAACAKVGITSIRRDLPADTTQAQLEAVIDELNADPACTAYIVQLPLPRHLDANAILERIDPAKDGDGLHPVNLGKLVLGDEAPLPATPRGVVELLRRYDVPLAGANVTVVGRGVTVGRPIGLLLTRRSENATVTLCHTGTKDLAAEVRRADIVVAGAGSPGLITADMVKPGAAVVDVGITRTEAGLVGDVHPDVAEVAGFLAPIPGGAGPMTIAMLLTNTVEAAERGLAR; encoded by the coding sequence GTGACGGCGACGATCCTCAACGGCAGGGCTACGCGGGACTCGATCTTCGACGGTCTGCGTGCGCGGGTTGCCGCGCTGGTGGAGCGGGGTGTGACGCCCGGTCTCGCGACCGTGCTCGTGGGGGATGACCCTGGATCGCACTCGTACGTCAAGGGCAAGCACGCCGCGTGTGCGAAGGTCGGCATCACCTCCATTCGGCGTGATCTACCCGCCGACACGACGCAGGCCCAGCTCGAAGCCGTCATCGACGAGTTGAACGCGGACCCGGCCTGCACCGCCTACATCGTCCAGCTCCCGTTGCCGCGCCACCTCGACGCGAACGCCATCCTGGAGCGCATCGACCCGGCCAAGGACGGGGACGGGCTGCACCCGGTCAACCTCGGCAAACTCGTGCTCGGTGACGAAGCCCCGCTGCCGGCCACCCCGCGTGGTGTGGTCGAACTGCTGCGGCGCTACGACGTGCCGCTGGCCGGTGCGAACGTCACCGTCGTCGGGCGTGGTGTGACGGTCGGGCGCCCGATCGGGTTGTTGCTCACCCGCCGTTCCGAGAACGCCACCGTGACGCTGTGCCACACCGGCACGAAGGACCTCGCCGCCGAGGTACGCCGGGCGGACATCGTGGTCGCCGGGGCGGGCAGTCCCGGTCTCATCACGGCCGACATGGTCAAGCCGGGTGCGGCCGTGGTCGACGTGGGCATCACGCGCACCGAGGCGGGTCTGGTCGGGGACGTGCACCCGGACGTCGCCGAGGTCGCCGGGTTCCTCGCGCCGATCCCCGGCGGTGCCGGGCCGATGACGATCGCCATGTTGCTGACCAACACGGTCGAGGCGGCGGAACGAGGTCTGGCCCGGTGA
- a CDS encoding MFS transporter, which produces MLRPYRELAAIPGLTALLCWALAGRLHLPTVPLAVAFLVVGWTDSYALAGVVGGAMTLGMGVASPLRGRAADRKPATPLLLATVSGYAVGITALGLVPVLLPASAWPVAVVVAFLVGVSTPPVTQLSRAGFQRLASGPTLNAVFTVEASTQELTYVIGPAAAAAVVAVASPEIALWGAGVTAVVGALGFLRALRRAGIDRPVPHERAHGGPALLRDRSLALSFLAAGAIVASLVSIDMVIVALARDGGVPALAGALAAVWGVGSVVGGLVTGGWTGPMRFARRMFAMSLGLLALVPVLPPVVGLSPWSVGVVLVIGGLTIAPTIAANNSRIGALAPEGRKAEAFGWMATFTTAGPALVLPWIGRLIDGPGPAAAAAAAGGLALLGTVAASAVHVPR; this is translated from the coding sequence GTGCTCCGTCCCTACCGGGAACTCGCCGCGATCCCCGGCCTGACCGCCCTGCTGTGCTGGGCGCTCGCCGGGCGGTTGCACCTGCCGACAGTGCCCTTGGCGGTGGCGTTCCTGGTAGTGGGGTGGACGGATTCGTACGCGCTGGCGGGCGTGGTCGGCGGTGCGATGACCTTGGGCATGGGCGTGGCGAGCCCGCTGCGGGGTCGCGCAGCGGACCGGAAGCCGGCGACGCCCCTGCTGCTCGCGACGGTGTCGGGTTACGCCGTGGGGATCACCGCGCTGGGCCTGGTGCCGGTGCTGCTGCCCGCGTCGGCGTGGCCGGTGGCGGTGGTGGTCGCGTTCCTGGTCGGCGTGTCGACGCCGCCGGTCACGCAGCTCAGCCGGGCGGGGTTCCAGCGGCTGGCGTCCGGTCCGACGTTGAACGCCGTGTTCACGGTGGAGGCTTCGACGCAGGAGTTGACCTACGTGATCGGTCCGGCAGCGGCGGCGGCCGTGGTCGCCGTGGCGAGTCCGGAGATCGCGTTGTGGGGCGCGGGGGTGACCGCCGTGGTGGGGGCGCTCGGGTTCCTGCGTGCTTTACGCCGGGCCGGGATCGACCGACCCGTGCCGCACGAGCGCGCGCACGGAGGTCCGGCGCTGCTCCGGGACCGGTCGCTGGCGTTGTCGTTCCTGGCGGCCGGGGCGATCGTGGCGTCGCTGGTGTCGATCGACATGGTGATCGTCGCCTTGGCGCGGGACGGCGGGGTGCCCGCGTTGGCCGGTGCGCTGGCGGCGGTGTGGGGTGTCGGGTCGGTGGTGGGCGGGCTGGTCACGGGCGGGTGGACGGGGCCCATGCGGTTCGCGCGGCGGATGTTCGCCATGTCGTTGGGGTTGTTGGCGCTGGTGCCGGTGTTGCCGCCGGTCGTCGGGTTGTCGCCCTGGTCGGTCGGGGTGGTGCTGGTGATCGGCGGGTTGACGATCGCGCCGACCATCGCGGCCAACAACAGTCGGATCGGGGCGTTGGCTCCGGAGGGGCGCAAGGCCGAGGCTTTCGGGTGGATGGCGACGTTCACGACGGCCGGGCCGGCGTTGGTGCTGCCGTGGATCGGGCGGTTGATCGACGGGCCCGGTCCGGCCGCGGCGGCTGCCGCGGCGGGCGGGTTGGCTCTTCTCGGGACGGTGGCCGCTTCGGCGGTCCACGTGCCCCGCTGA
- a CDS encoding YbaB/EbfC family nucleoid-associated protein: protein MTDPSGRRAELEARNAAMREQVDTLLGELREKTAQLRETQERALAVTASAVSKDGTVKASVDASGALTSLEFAPSAFDRHQTPDKLARLATETVRQAIAKARTEVEETLADARTGPSLDLSELLPGVPPLSELVPKPPVVADPPATTRRPAPRDDDQEGESFMDRSGW from the coding sequence GTGACCGATCCGAGCGGCCGGCGGGCCGAGCTGGAGGCACGCAACGCCGCCATGCGCGAACAGGTCGACACGCTCCTCGGCGAGCTGCGTGAGAAGACCGCACAACTGCGCGAGACGCAGGAGCGCGCGTTGGCCGTGACCGCGAGCGCGGTGTCCAAGGACGGGACGGTGAAAGCGTCGGTCGACGCGTCGGGCGCGTTGACCTCGCTGGAGTTCGCGCCGAGCGCGTTCGACCGCCACCAGACCCCGGACAAGCTGGCCCGACTGGCGACCGAGACGGTCCGGCAGGCCATCGCCAAGGCACGCACCGAGGTGGAGGAGACGCTGGCCGACGCGCGCACCGGCCCGTCGCTCGACCTGTCGGAACTGCTGCCCGGCGTGCCGCCGCTGAGCGAACTGGTGCCCAAGCCGCCCGTCGTGGCCGATCCGCCCGCGACGACCCGGCGTCCCGCACCGCGTGACGACGACCAGGAGGGCGAGAGCTTCATGGACAGGAGCGGCTGGTGA
- a CDS encoding WXG100 family type VII secretion target produces the protein MTGFGVDVSGLRQGGTQFGAAGDSLDGVLRTLDSALSAEGQCWGNDESGQAFAKEYVPNSKATLEAFGSLATALAEIRGAVDQTADAYEGSDHGNASGFTRTY, from the coding sequence GTGACCGGCTTCGGCGTCGACGTTTCCGGCCTTCGTCAGGGCGGCACGCAGTTCGGCGCCGCGGGCGACTCGCTCGACGGCGTCCTGCGCACGCTGGACTCCGCGCTGTCCGCCGAGGGCCAGTGCTGGGGCAACGACGAGTCGGGCCAGGCATTCGCCAAGGAGTACGTGCCGAACTCGAAGGCCACGTTGGAGGCGTTCGGCAGCCTCGCCACGGCTTTGGCGGAGATCCGCGGCGCGGTCGACCAGACCGCCGACGCCTACGAGGGCTCGGACCACGGCAACGCGTCCGGCTTCACCCGGACTTACTGA